The Planctomycetota bacterium genome includes the window CGAAGGCCCGTGAAGTTCGAGAGCGTTCCCGCGTCGGCCGCATCGACGACGCCGTCGTTGTTGGAGTCGACCGCGTCGCCCTCGACGAGGACGATCTCGCCGTTGACGATGAGGACCTCGACGTCGCCCGAGCCGAAGTCGACGTCCCAGATGACGGCCCAGTCGCCGCTCTCGTTGAGGTCGGCCCATTCGATCGCACCGTCGACGGTCCCACTGCCGATCGCGTCGCCTTCACGCAGGACGATCTGGTCACCCAGGTAGAGAAACTCGTCGAAATTGAAGTCGCCCGCCGTGTCGCCGGTGACGAGCAGCGTTCCGGCCTCGTTGATCTTGACGGCGTCGAAGTTGTCCCACGCCTCGCCCGCAAGACCACCAGCGGCCGCCTCGATGGCCGTGCCCTCGCGGAGCAGCCCGCCACCCGCGCTGGTCGCGGCGACGTCGTTGACGACGATGATGCCGTCAACCGAGGTCAGCGCGTCTAGTGCGACCTCGTACGCGTAAAACGTGCCGTCTGCGCTCACGCCGCCACCGAAGCCCGGCGAGGCGGAGGAGCCGACGATCTCGCCGCCGGTGCCACCGACAACGTCGCCAGCAACGATGAGCGGTTTGACATCGCCGACGTCGTCGACGCTGAAGACGCCGCGTGCCTGCGTTCCGCCGCCCTGGACCGTCCCGAACCCACCGACGAAGTGCCCAAGACCCCCGGAAGAGATGTCAGGTCCGGAGCCAAACGTCCAAAACGTGCCAGGAACGGGTGTGGCCTCGGGCTCGAGGATCGCCTTGATCGAGTTGCGGTAGATGGCCTCGTCTCCGTCGATGACGAGACCGTTGAGGACGTCGAGCGTGTCGCTGACGCCGAAGAAGCTCTCGACACCCGTCACTGTGCCTTCGGCCAAAACGTCGCCCTCGCTGCGGAAGAGAGTGAGCGTCGACGGGTCGAGCGAGCTGGTGGCGTAGACCCGGCTCAGGCTGTCGGTGTCCGCCAGCGTCACGCCCCAGCCGCCGACGCCGTTGGCGGCGACGTTGCTGATGGTGTCGACGATGACGGCCGAGTCGCCCGGCAGTGCCGAGCCCTCCGTAAGCAGCGCCGAGGCAACGAGTTGACCCGCCGCCGGCGAGGCCGCCGCAGCGACCACGGGGACGGCGAACAGAACACGATGAGATTTCGACAGACGCATCTCTCTCCAAGATTTGAGCAACACTCACCCGCAGCGACCGACTCGCCGCGCTGCCGACAAACGTCGCGATTTCATTCGATAAGTCAAGGCAAATTGATCATGCACGGCGGCAGCTGCCCTCTCGCGAACCGCTAGCGTCAGCCGTGCAGCACCCTGAGCTCACGCGCCTGGGAATCGACGTTCGCGTCCGCCGCCACGCCCGCGCCCGGCGGGTCAGCATGCAGCTCAGCGACGACGGCCTTCGCGTGACGCTGCCGAGGCGGGCACCCCTCGCTGCCGCTCGTCAGCTGATCGACCAGCACCTCAGCTGGATCGTCGAGCGACGCGAGAGCCAGCAGCAACGTGACGACGACGCCCGACACGAGCTCGGCCTGACGCCCGGCCACGTCCTGCTCCGCGGCCGGCCAACCTCGCTCGACGACCTGCCAAAACCGAGCGAGCCTCACCTCCGCAAGCTCGCTCGCGCTGACATCGAAACCGCACTCGACCATCGACACGACGTCGCCAGGCGACCCTGGAACCGACTGACGATCCGCGACCAGCGGACCCGCTGGGGCAGCTGCTCAACCCGCGGCACGCTCTCGTTCAACTTCCGCCTCGTCATGGCCCCGCCGGCAGTGCTGGACTACCTCGTCGTCCACGAACTCTCACATCTCGACGTGCCCAACCACTCGCGGGCGTTCTGGCAGACCGTCGCCGCGAACTGCCCCGATTACAAGGAGCACGAAGCGTGGCTCAATCGCTTTGGGGGAACGCTGCTCCGTTGGAAGGCTCCGAGGTAATCGACGTGGCACGTGTCGATCACGAAATCCATATGGAGAGTTAGCCGCCCGCGTCAGCGGGCGCGTGCCAACACCGCGTGCGCCCGCTGACGCGGGCGGCTACGTCATCCAAACTCGAGAGCGGAACCGCTCCCCTCCTGAGGTCGTCACAACCACACCGAACTCACGCCATCGCCAGCGCGGCGTCTTTGGCTTGCTTGGCCTTGCTGCGGTCGGCGCGCTTGCGATCGGTCTCCTTGAGCATCTGCTTCCGCAGCCGAACCGCCGTTGGGGTCACCTCGACGTACTCGTCGCCCTCGACGTACTCCAGCGCCTGCTCGACGGTGGGCTTCCATGCGGGCTTGAGGTACTCGGCCGCGTCCTTGCTGGTCGTGCGGAAGTTG containing:
- a CDS encoding SprT family zinc-dependent metalloprotease; translation: MQHPELTRLGIDVRVRRHARARRVSMQLSDDGLRVTLPRRAPLAAARQLIDQHLSWIVERRESQQQRDDDARHELGLTPGHVLLRGRPTSLDDLPKPSEPHLRKLARADIETALDHRHDVARRPWNRLTIRDQRTRWGSCSTRGTLSFNFRLVMAPPAVLDYLVVHELSHLDVPNHSRAFWQTVAANCPDYKEHEAWLNRFGGTLLRWKAPR
- a CDS encoding PEP-CTERM sorting domain-containing protein translates to MRLSKSHRVLFAVPVVAAAASPAAGQLVASALLTEGSALPGDSAVIVDTISNVAANGVGGWGVTLADTDSLSRVYATSSLDPSTLTLFRSEGDVLAEGTVTGVESFFGVSDTLDVLNGLVIDGDEAIYRNSIKAILEPEATPVPGTFWTFGSGPDISSGGLGHFVGGFGTVQGGGTQARGVFSVDDVGDVKPLIVAGDVVGGTGGEIVGSSASPGFGGGVSADGTFYAYEVALDALTSVDGIIVVNDVAATSAGGGLLREGTAIEAAAGGLAGEAWDNFDAVKINEAGTLLVTGDTAGDFNFDEFLYLGDQIVLREGDAIGSGTVDGAIEWADLNESGDWAVIWDVDFGSGDVEVLIVNGEIVLVEGDAVDSNNDGVVDAADAGTLSNFTGLRNLAVGERINGVVDVYFTADVDTLGTTGSGDDLESAFRVSVVIPEPGSIAMLGAGALTLLRRRR